One segment of Pontibacter akesuensis DNA contains the following:
- the kbl gene encoding glycine C-acetyltransferase produces MYETLKPDLEQQLADIKEAGLFKQERIITTPQGADIDTTQMEHVLNFCANNYLGLSAHPKVIEAAKNAIDTHGYGMSSVRFICGTQDIHKELERKLSEFLGTEDTILYAAAFDANGGVFEPLFDAESAIISDALNHASIIDGIRLCKAQRFRYEHNNMADLEAKLQEAKDAKHRVIVTDGAFSMDGTIAQLDKIVELADKYNAVLLVDDSHSTGFLGKTGRGTHEYHNVMGKVDIITGTLGKALGGAMGGFTSGRKEIIDMLRQRSRPYLFSNSLAPSIVGASIAVLDTLSATTELRDKLEWNTKYFREQITAAGFDIKPGDHPIVPVMLYDAPLAQEFAARMLDRGIYVIGFYYPVVPKGQARIRVQLSAVHDRVHIDKCIAAFVEVGKELGVIQ; encoded by the coding sequence ATGTACGAAACGCTAAAACCAGACTTAGAACAGCAGCTAGCTGATATAAAAGAAGCCGGCCTGTTTAAACAGGAACGCATTATCACCACACCGCAGGGCGCTGACATCGATACAACGCAGATGGAGCACGTGCTGAATTTCTGCGCCAACAACTACTTGGGCTTATCTGCCCACCCAAAGGTAATTGAGGCTGCTAAAAACGCCATCGATACCCACGGCTACGGCATGAGTTCTGTGCGCTTTATCTGCGGCACCCAGGACATTCACAAGGAGCTGGAGCGCAAGCTTTCAGAATTTCTGGGCACAGAGGACACCATCCTTTACGCAGCTGCCTTCGATGCCAACGGTGGCGTGTTTGAGCCTTTGTTTGATGCCGAATCAGCCATCATTTCCGATGCCCTTAACCACGCTTCTATTATCGATGGCATTCGTCTGTGCAAGGCGCAGCGTTTCCGCTACGAGCACAACAACATGGCCGACCTGGAGGCAAAACTGCAGGAGGCAAAGGATGCCAAGCACCGCGTGATCGTAACAGATGGCGCTTTCTCGATGGACGGCACCATTGCGCAACTCGACAAAATCGTGGAACTAGCAGACAAGTATAATGCGGTGCTGTTGGTGGACGACTCGCACTCTACAGGCTTTCTAGGCAAGACTGGCCGCGGCACGCACGAGTACCATAATGTAATGGGCAAGGTGGATATCATCACCGGCACGCTGGGCAAGGCGCTTGGTGGTGCGATGGGTGGTTTCACCTCCGGCCGTAAAGAGATTATCGACATGCTGCGCCAGCGTTCGCGCCCGTACCTGTTCTCTAACTCACTGGCGCCTTCTATCGTGGGCGCTTCCATTGCCGTGCTCGACACGCTTAGTGCTACCACCGAGCTGCGCGACAAACTGGAGTGGAACACCAAGTACTTCCGCGAGCAAATCACCGCGGCCGGTTTCGACATTAAACCAGGCGACCATCCGATTGTGCCTGTAATGCTGTACGACGCGCCACTCGCACAGGAGTTTGCTGCCCGTATGCTCGACAGAGGCATTTACGTAATTGGCTTCTACTACCCGGTGGTGCCAAAGGGCCAGGCACGTATCCGCGTGCAGCTGTCTGCCGTGCACGACCGGGTGCACATCGACAAGTGCATTGCCGCTTTCGTGGAGGTAGGCAAAGAGCTTGGCGTGATCCAGTAA
- a CDS encoding NAD-dependent epimerase/dehydratase family protein has translation MANTSDTVLVIGACGQLGSELTMELRQMYGEANVVAADIAPPKQADLRDSGPFEKVDVLDKNVLADLAAKYKFKQIYHLAAVLSATGEKNPKFAWKLNMDGLFNVLDLALEHKVGKVYWPSSIAVFGPSTPRQNTPQQTIMDPNTVYGISKQAGERWCEYYFQKYGLDVRSLRYPGLIGYKALPGGGTTDYAVDIYHKALEGETFECFLSENTYLPMMYMPDALKATLDLMHAPAAQVKVRDSYNLSAMSFSPKEIAASIKQHIPDFEIVYKPDARQQIADSWPQSIDDSAAQQDWGWSPNYSLDAMTEDMLLNLKKMKEEQAV, from the coding sequence ATGGCAAACACAAGTGACACCGTATTAGTGATAGGCGCCTGCGGGCAGTTAGGTTCTGAGCTCACTATGGAACTGCGCCAGATGTATGGAGAGGCAAACGTGGTGGCAGCAGACATCGCACCGCCCAAGCAAGCCGATCTACGCGACTCAGGCCCTTTTGAGAAGGTGGATGTACTGGACAAAAATGTATTGGCTGATCTTGCCGCCAAGTATAAATTCAAGCAGATTTACCACCTGGCCGCTGTGCTTTCGGCCACTGGCGAGAAGAACCCGAAATTTGCCTGGAAGCTGAACATGGACGGCCTCTTTAATGTGCTGGACCTGGCGCTGGAGCATAAGGTAGGCAAAGTATACTGGCCAAGCTCTATCGCCGTTTTCGGTCCGAGCACCCCGCGCCAGAACACGCCGCAGCAAACCATCATGGACCCGAACACCGTGTACGGCATCAGCAAGCAGGCTGGTGAGCGTTGGTGTGAGTACTATTTCCAGAAGTATGGCCTGGATGTGCGCAGCCTGCGCTACCCCGGCCTGATCGGTTACAAAGCCCTACCCGGCGGCGGCACCACCGATTACGCCGTCGATATTTACCACAAGGCACTGGAGGGCGAAACGTTTGAGTGCTTCTTGAGCGAAAACACGTACCTGCCGATGATGTATATGCCGGATGCCCTTAAGGCGACTCTGGATTTGATGCACGCCCCGGCGGCGCAGGTAAAGGTGCGTGATTCGTACAACCTAAGCGCCATGAGTTTCTCGCCAAAAGAGATTGCGGCCTCCATCAAACAGCACATCCCGGATTTCGAGATAGTTTACAAGCCGGACGCGCGCCAGCAGATTGCCGATTCCTGGCCGCAGAGCATCGATGACAGCGCGGCACAGCAGGATTGGGGCTGGAGCCCGAACTACAGTCTGGACGCCATGACCGAGGACATGCTGCTGAACCTGAAGAAAATGAAGGAGGAGCAGGCGGTATAG
- a CDS encoding 3-hydroxyacyl-CoA dehydrogenase family protein codes for MTLEEIKTIGVVGAGTMGQGIAQICAQAGFKTILFDINAQVLEKAQQIITNNLDKGIARGKLTEVEKQAALGNLSFTGDTLQLNCDVIIEAVVERLEVKQDIFKELASINKPETILASNTSSIPITQIASAVPNPERVVGMHFFNPAHIMKLVEVISGAATAPAVAQTVKALAEKLGKTAVMAKDSPGFIVNRVARHFYVEGLKLLEEGVADVETIDKLMQASGFKMGPFELMDLIGVDTNYAVTSSMFEAFHYDAKFRPSRIQQQKVDAGHHGRKSGKGFYTYDK; via the coding sequence ATGACCTTAGAAGAGATTAAAACAATAGGTGTGGTGGGTGCCGGCACTATGGGCCAGGGAATTGCTCAGATCTGCGCGCAGGCAGGCTTTAAAACCATCCTGTTCGACATCAACGCACAGGTACTGGAGAAGGCACAGCAAATTATTACTAACAACCTGGATAAAGGCATAGCGCGCGGCAAATTAACCGAGGTTGAAAAACAAGCCGCACTGGGTAATCTCTCCTTTACCGGCGATACGCTGCAGTTGAATTGTGATGTGATCATTGAGGCAGTGGTGGAGCGCCTGGAGGTGAAGCAGGACATATTTAAAGAGCTTGCCAGCATCAACAAACCTGAAACTATACTTGCCTCCAACACCTCCTCTATCCCGATCACGCAGATTGCCTCCGCCGTTCCGAACCCGGAGCGCGTAGTGGGCATGCACTTCTTTAACCCGGCGCATATTATGAAGCTGGTAGAGGTAATATCTGGTGCTGCCACTGCTCCTGCTGTTGCCCAAACAGTAAAGGCCCTGGCCGAAAAGCTGGGTAAAACAGCTGTGATGGCGAAAGACTCTCCGGGCTTTATCGTGAACCGCGTGGCGCGCCATTTTTACGTAGAGGGGCTGAAACTGCTGGAGGAAGGCGTGGCCGATGTAGAAACCATCGATAAACTGATGCAAGCCAGCGGCTTTAAAATGGGACCGTTTGAACTCATGGACCTGATTGGTGTTGATACGAATTATGCCGTTACATCTTCCATGTTCGAGGCCTTTCATTATGACGCTAAATTCAGACCAAGCCGCATACAGCAGCAAAAAGTGGACGCAGGGCACCACGGCCGCAAGTCAGGCAAAGGTTTTTATACGTATGACAAGTAA
- the cdaA gene encoding diadenylate cyclase CdaA, with protein sequence MIFLFSIGFLEIGWIQIIDILLVTVLLYQLYKLLTGSVALKIFLGLLSIYLLYLIVRAAGMELLTIILGQFMGVGVLAAIILFQPEIRRFLLLIGKTTSLNHDRFWGFPWRREQGEKLSLTPFIEAAKTLAGKNTGALIVFTKSSELKYYAESGDLIDAVISKRLLMSIFNKHSPLHDGAVIISGNRIKAARCILPVSENQDIPASMGLRHRAAIGLTEITDSIVLVVSEETGQIALVRNGEAYRNLSSSDLRIKLNQFLFDTDQKATAAVSEKSVSAA encoded by the coding sequence TTGATCTTTTTATTCAGCATAGGTTTTTTAGAGATAGGATGGATCCAGATCATCGACATTCTGCTCGTGACGGTGTTACTGTACCAATTGTACAAACTCCTGACCGGCAGTGTGGCGCTAAAGATCTTCCTGGGCCTGCTCTCTATTTACCTGCTGTACCTGATCGTGCGGGCTGCGGGCATGGAGTTACTTACCATTATACTTGGCCAGTTCATGGGCGTGGGTGTACTGGCAGCCATCATACTTTTCCAACCCGAGATCCGGCGCTTCCTGCTGCTGATCGGCAAAACCACCTCGCTTAACCACGACCGCTTCTGGGGATTCCCGTGGCGTCGTGAGCAGGGCGAGAAACTAAGCCTCACCCCCTTTATTGAAGCCGCCAAAACCCTGGCCGGCAAAAATACCGGGGCGCTGATCGTGTTCACCAAAAGCTCCGAGCTGAAATACTATGCCGAGTCGGGCGATTTGATTGACGCTGTTATCTCAAAGCGCCTGCTCATGTCCATCTTCAACAAGCATAGCCCGCTGCATGATGGCGCCGTGATCATTTCCGGCAACCGCATTAAGGCAGCCCGCTGTATCCTTCCAGTATCTGAAAACCAAGACATTCCCGCTTCCATGGGCCTGCGTCACCGCGCCGCTATCGGCCTCACCGAGATCACGGACAGTATTGTGCTGGTGGTATCAGAGGAGACAGGCCAGATTGCGCTTGTCCGCAACGGCGAAGCCTACCGCAACCTTTCCTCCTCCGACCTGCGCATCAAACTCAACCAGTTCCTGTTCGACACCGACCAGAAAGCAACAGCGGCGGTATCAGAAAAGTCTGTTAGCGCTGCGTAG
- a CDS encoding BT_3928 family protein: MKFISKFFWLFVGVLFIFSGLIKLNDPVGTAIKLEEYFEVFATDIAPFFKSFEPYALFLSIFLSASEIVLGVALLVRFKLKVVLWLLLIMIVFFTFLTFYSAFYNKVTDCGCFGDAIVLTPWESFTKDIVLLVMIVVLIATRRYLEPFVSPASGAIITIITAALSVAVGWYAYEHLPYLDFRSYKIGNNIPELMKPSAPLRYKYVMVKDGEEEEFEEYPMDTTYTFKEMVAINPEDGPKITDFNVWNDESDFTQEVLTGTKLLILVQSVEKADQQSFESINKLVKAAEKAGITPLAVTSSSTQDFEKFRHEVNLAVPYYFGDGTVLKTIMRSNPGLVLLQDGTVKGKWHYNDTPELEEVQELL; the protein is encoded by the coding sequence ATGAAATTCATAAGTAAGTTTTTCTGGCTGTTTGTCGGAGTGCTGTTCATCTTTTCAGGCCTTATCAAACTGAACGACCCGGTGGGAACGGCGATAAAGCTGGAGGAGTATTTCGAGGTTTTCGCGACGGACATTGCACCCTTCTTCAAGAGCTTTGAGCCGTACGCGCTGTTCCTGTCCATCTTCCTGAGCGCCTCTGAGATTGTGCTGGGGGTGGCGCTGCTCGTGCGCTTCAAGCTGAAGGTGGTGCTGTGGCTGCTGCTGATCATGATCGTGTTCTTTACTTTCCTCACGTTCTATTCGGCCTTCTACAACAAAGTAACCGACTGCGGCTGCTTCGGCGATGCTATTGTGCTCACGCCGTGGGAGTCGTTCACCAAAGACATTGTGCTGTTAGTGATGATTGTGGTGCTAATAGCCACGCGGCGGTACCTGGAGCCCTTTGTAAGTCCTGCGTCCGGAGCCATTATCACCATTATTACGGCGGCGTTGTCGGTTGCGGTGGGTTGGTACGCCTACGAGCACCTGCCTTACCTGGACTTTCGTTCCTACAAAATCGGCAACAACATTCCTGAGCTCATGAAGCCCTCTGCGCCGCTGCGCTACAAGTATGTGATGGTGAAAGACGGTGAAGAGGAAGAGTTTGAGGAGTACCCGATGGACACCACCTATACTTTCAAGGAGATGGTCGCCATCAACCCCGAGGATGGACCAAAAATTACCGACTTTAACGTGTGGAACGACGAGAGCGACTTTACGCAGGAAGTACTTACCGGCACGAAGCTGCTGATTCTGGTGCAAAGCGTGGAGAAAGCCGACCAGCAGAGTTTTGAAAGTATAAACAAGTTGGTGAAGGCTGCCGAGAAGGCTGGCATTACGCCGCTGGCCGTTACCAGTAGCAGCACACAGGACTTCGAGAAGTTCCGCCACGAGGTGAACCTGGCAGTGCCCTACTATTTCGGTGATGGTACCGTGCTCAAGACTATCATGCGTTCCAACCCCGGCCTTGTTTTGCTGCAGGACGGCACCGTGAAAGGCAAGTGGCACTACAACGACACGCCGGAACTGGAAGAGGTGCAGGAGTTGCTTTGA
- a CDS encoding PLDc N-terminal domain-containing protein, with protein MELFARYPAIFLLVSLNYLLVIVAIIHLIFKSDYPVGSRLVWMVILWLIPALGVGFYWLVWYRREGRI; from the coding sequence ATGGAGCTATTTGCCCGGTATCCCGCTATATTTCTACTGGTCTCACTTAATTACCTGCTGGTTATTGTGGCGATTATTCACCTGATCTTCAAGTCTGATTATCCTGTGGGCTCCCGCCTGGTCTGGATGGTGATTCTGTGGCTGATCCCTGCGCTTGGCGTTGGGTTTTACTGGCTGGTGTGGTATAGGAGAGAGGGGAGGATATAA
- a CDS encoding sterol desaturase family protein has protein sequence MKPNHKGSARLFKNPFLEKLTRTHIALPISIFLTIAVGMLYYGITHSFINILEAIGFFFIGWLIFTLLEYLAHRYLFHMDTDTPLKARLQYLFHGNHHEYPKDKKRLAMPPVVSILYASAFFFIFKVIFGTFVFGVVAGILFGYAMYLFVHYIVHAYPPPRNFLKQLWIHHSIHHYKDPEAAYGVSSPLWDYILGTMPKRSR, from the coding sequence ATGAAACCTAATCACAAAGGAAGTGCGCGGCTCTTTAAGAACCCATTTCTGGAAAAGCTCACCAGGACGCACATTGCCCTACCCATCTCTATCTTTCTGACTATTGCCGTGGGAATGCTTTACTATGGCATTACGCACAGCTTCATCAACATTCTGGAGGCCATTGGGTTTTTCTTTATCGGCTGGCTGATCTTTACCCTGCTGGAGTACCTGGCGCACCGTTACCTGTTCCACATGGACACCGATACGCCGCTGAAGGCCCGCCTGCAGTACCTGTTCCATGGCAACCACCACGAGTATCCGAAAGACAAGAAGCGCCTGGCTATGCCGCCTGTGGTAAGTATACTTTACGCATCGGCCTTCTTCTTTATCTTTAAGGTGATATTCGGCACGTTTGTATTTGGCGTAGTGGCCGGTATTTTGTTTGGCTATGCCATGTACCTGTTTGTGCATTACATTGTGCATGCGTACCCACCGCCAAGAAACTTCCTGAAGCAGCTCTGGATTCACCACAGCATTCACCACTACAAAGACCCCGAGGCTGCCTATGGCGTATCGTCGCCGCTCTGGGATTATATTCTGGGCACTATGCCCAAGCGCTCCAGGTAA
- a CDS encoding thioredoxin family protein, whose amino-acid sequence MTITESNDNDLRRLIFEKEKVVVKFVEEACPVCKTLAPAFARFSADPTFSDITFVRMNASENPVSSKEVKMTGTPFFAIYRNGTLVDCGIISTEAGLEELLLRLK is encoded by the coding sequence ATGACTATTACAGAATCGAACGATAACGACTTGAGAAGACTCATCTTTGAAAAAGAAAAGGTAGTGGTGAAATTCGTGGAGGAAGCCTGTCCCGTCTGCAAAACGCTGGCCCCTGCGTTCGCCCGTTTCTCGGCCGACCCCACCTTTAGTGATATCACCTTTGTTCGTATGAATGCCTCCGAAAACCCTGTTTCCAGCAAAGAGGTGAAGATGACCGGCACGCCCTTTTTCGCCATTTACCGAAACGGCACTCTTGTAGACTGCGGCATCATCTCCACCGAGGCGGGTCTGGAAGAATTGCTGCTTCGGCTGAAATAG
- a CDS encoding DUF3891 family protein, which yields MIVNPIPEGWEVIYQQAHGMLAAQLAYYLQPELQCGHWVETLVAIANHDNRQRTWRGKDGLTPAGAPADFTLQPNTLEQARALMDAVRFQSRWAAMLTSMHMSYLYESRRGESKETNAFLDAQQELQKNCRQSLRISHKQAARAYAIMQWSDRLSLILCRNELPADARELEITTGPDAQVYFVKQLENEQITITPWPFTPKQLEVQVEYRVLEQLQFKDDAELAQALQQAEVRYKTWRFSKA from the coding sequence ATGATCGTAAACCCGATACCCGAAGGCTGGGAGGTGATTTACCAGCAGGCACACGGCATGCTGGCGGCGCAGCTGGCCTATTACCTGCAGCCCGAACTGCAGTGCGGCCACTGGGTAGAGACCCTGGTGGCCATTGCCAACCACGATAACCGCCAGCGCACCTGGCGCGGCAAAGACGGCCTGACACCCGCCGGCGCGCCTGCAGATTTCACCCTTCAGCCCAACACACTGGAGCAAGCCAGGGCACTGATGGATGCGGTCCGTTTCCAGAGCCGCTGGGCAGCCATGCTCACTTCTATGCACATGAGCTACCTCTACGAGAGCCGCCGTGGCGAGAGCAAGGAGACCAATGCGTTTCTGGATGCGCAGCAGGAACTGCAGAAGAACTGCCGCCAAAGCCTCCGCATCTCCCATAAACAGGCAGCACGGGCCTACGCCATCATGCAATGGAGCGATCGCCTCTCGCTTATACTTTGCCGCAACGAACTGCCCGCCGATGCGCGTGAACTGGAGATCACCACCGGCCCCGATGCCCAGGTATACTTCGTGAAACAGCTGGAGAATGAGCAAATAACTATAACGCCCTGGCCCTTTACGCCGAAACAACTGGAGGTGCAGGTGGAGTACCGGGTGCTGGAGCAACTGCAGTTTAAAGACGACGCGGAACTGGCTCAGGCACTCCAACAGGCGGAGGTGAGGTATAAAACGTGGCGCTTTAGCAAAGCATAG
- a CDS encoding shikimate kinase, translated as MFIFLIGMMGSGKTTLGRQLAQEIGYAFVDLDAYIVAQQGRSIAQLFAEGGEARFRELERQALEELVENHGQAVIATGGGAPCFFDNIGFINHHGQSVFLDVPVEVLANRLITQGQEQRPLLAGKSRAELISYLAETIAHRKQFYERASYTLSASEQRVQSIKKWLNL; from the coding sequence ATGTTCATCTTTTTGATCGGTATGATGGGGAGTGGCAAAACCACCTTGGGGCGGCAACTGGCTCAGGAGATCGGCTATGCCTTCGTTGATCTTGACGCGTACATCGTGGCACAGCAGGGGCGAAGTATAGCACAGCTCTTTGCCGAGGGGGGCGAGGCCCGTTTCAGGGAGCTGGAACGGCAGGCGCTGGAGGAGCTGGTGGAAAACCACGGGCAGGCGGTAATCGCTACCGGTGGCGGCGCACCGTGCTTCTTCGATAACATAGGGTTTATCAACCACCACGGCCAAAGTGTGTTCCTCGATGTGCCGGTGGAGGTGCTGGCTAACAGGTTGATTACCCAGGGACAGGAGCAGCGGCCGCTGCTGGCTGGCAAAAGCAGGGCTGAACTTATTTCTTACCTGGCTGAAACAATCGCGCACCGGAAGCAGTTCTATGAGCGCGCCAGCTATACATTGTCCGCCAGTGAACAAAGGGTGCAAAGCATCAAAAAGTGGCTCAACCTATAG
- a CDS encoding DUF1599 domain-containing protein codes for MISQTQQEYNQVVQRCKDTFVKKTKDYGTAWRVLRLPSITDQIFIKAQRIRSIQEKGMQLVEDDINGEFVGIINYCVIALMQLHLTDEAPMSLSAEEVEREYTFHIEENMKLLNVKNHDYGEAWRDMRVSSITDIILMKLFRTKQIEDNEGQTLISEGVEANYRDMINYAVFALIKSGFVEQVK; via the coding sequence TTGATTAGTCAAACACAGCAGGAATATAATCAGGTAGTGCAGCGCTGCAAGGATACCTTCGTGAAGAAGACCAAAGATTATGGCACCGCCTGGCGTGTGCTGCGGCTGCCCTCCATCACCGACCAGATCTTTATCAAGGCGCAGCGCATCCGCTCTATCCAGGAGAAGGGAATGCAGCTGGTGGAGGACGACATCAATGGCGAATTTGTAGGCATTATCAACTACTGCGTGATTGCGCTGATGCAGCTGCACCTGACCGATGAGGCCCCCATGAGCCTGTCGGCCGAGGAGGTGGAGCGGGAGTATACCTTCCACATTGAGGAAAATATGAAGCTGCTTAACGTTAAGAACCATGATTACGGCGAGGCCTGGCGCGACATGCGCGTAAGCTCCATCACCGATATTATTTTGATGAAGCTGTTCCGAACGAAGCAGATTGAGGACAACGAGGGGCAGACATTGATTTCGGAGGGCGTGGAGGCCAATTACCGCGACATGATCAACTACGCTGTGTTCGCCCTGATCAAATCCGGGTTTGTGGAGCAGGTTAAGTAA
- a CDS encoding ABC transporter permease, whose product MIGFILSRLGHGLLIMLGVLVAIFFLFNVLPGDPVALLAGQRSDLSTREAITKDLGLDKPLPLQLLYYVNDVSPVSVHEDTEANLEKYEYSTLVDFGEDVLVWKTPYLRRSFQSNKSVTDILVDHFFGTLWLAAAAMLIATVFGILFGVLASLRPHSTLDHTLVTGSVLGISVPSFVAAILIAITFGYYWSDWTGLSLTGQLYEIDPFEGKQLMLRNLLLPAIALGIRPLAIIVQLTRSSMLDVMSQDYIRTARAKGLSRYNVIAGHALKNALNPVVTAVSGWLASLMAGAFFIEYIFNWKGLGSVTLQAVQNLDFPLVMGSTLFVAFLFVLINILVDLLYVMLDPRVKLD is encoded by the coding sequence TTGATAGGATTTATACTTAGCCGCTTGGGGCACGGCCTGCTGATTATGCTGGGGGTGCTGGTGGCGATATTTTTCCTGTTCAACGTGCTGCCCGGCGATCCGGTGGCCTTGCTGGCTGGCCAGCGCTCCGATCTTTCCACCCGCGAGGCCATCACCAAAGACCTGGGGCTCGACAAGCCGCTGCCGCTGCAGTTGCTGTACTACGTGAATGATGTGTCGCCGGTATCGGTGCACGAGGATACGGAGGCTAACCTGGAGAAGTATGAGTACAGCACCCTGGTTGACTTTGGGGAGGATGTGCTCGTGTGGAAAACGCCTTACCTGCGCCGCTCTTTCCAGAGTAATAAAAGTGTAACCGATATCCTGGTCGATCATTTCTTCGGCACACTCTGGCTGGCTGCCGCCGCCATGCTCATTGCCACGGTTTTCGGAATCCTGTTTGGTGTGCTGGCCTCCCTGCGCCCGCACAGCACCCTCGATCATACCTTGGTCACCGGCTCGGTGCTGGGTATTTCGGTGCCGTCTTTCGTGGCCGCCATACTTATTGCCATCACCTTTGGCTATTACTGGAGCGACTGGACCGGCCTTAGTCTGACCGGTCAGCTCTACGAAATAGATCCATTTGAGGGGAAACAGCTTATGCTGCGCAACCTTCTGCTGCCAGCAATCGCGCTGGGCATTCGGCCGCTGGCCATTATCGTGCAGCTCACGCGCAGCTCCATGCTCGATGTCATGTCGCAGGACTACATCCGTACGGCGCGGGCAAAGGGCTTAAGCCGCTACAACGTGATTGCCGGGCATGCCCTCAAAAATGCGCTGAACCCGGTGGTAACGGCGGTGTCGGGCTGGCTTGCGTCGCTCATGGCGGGTGCCTTCTTCATCGAGTATATCTTTAACTGGAAGGGCCTGGGCTCTGTCACCCTGCAGGCGGTACAAAACCTGGATTTCCCCCTCGTGATGGGCTCCACGCTGTTCGTCGCTTTCCTGTTCGTGCTCATCAACATCCTTGTCGACCTGCTCTACGTCATGCTAGACCCACGCGTAAAGCTAGACTAG
- the folP gene encoding dihydropteroate synthase: MEAKDTLFKKKYTLNCRGKLLSLEVPLVMGILNLTPDSFYPGSRLSSAEEALQKATQLLSDGADILDIGGYSSRPGAADISVQEELERVVPAIETILQNFPEAVISVDTFRAEVAEASIAAGAAIINDISGGTLDEAMFETVARLQVPYVLMHMRGTPQTMTSLANYNDVVLEVVDELLVQLGKLQQLGVKDVIVDPGFGFAKTVAHNFELLRRLEELRILGHPILAGLSRKSMVYKSLGIDQADALTGTVAVNTVALMKGADILRVHDVKEAKQTIILLEKTQL, translated from the coding sequence TTGGAAGCGAAAGATACGCTTTTTAAGAAAAAATACACACTAAACTGCCGCGGAAAGCTCCTCTCCCTGGAGGTGCCCCTGGTGATGGGAATTCTTAACCTCACCCCAGATTCCTTTTACCCCGGCAGCCGCCTAAGCTCCGCCGAAGAGGCCCTGCAAAAGGCCACGCAACTCTTGTCCGACGGTGCCGACATTCTGGATATCGGGGGCTACAGCAGCCGCCCGGGTGCCGCAGATATTTCGGTGCAGGAAGAGCTGGAGCGTGTGGTTCCGGCCATAGAAACCATCCTGCAAAATTTCCCTGAAGCCGTTATTTCCGTAGATACTTTTAGGGCTGAGGTGGCCGAGGCAAGTATAGCCGCCGGTGCCGCCATCATCAACGATATTTCAGGTGGCACGCTGGATGAGGCCATGTTTGAGACTGTGGCCCGGCTGCAGGTGCCCTACGTGCTGATGCACATGCGCGGCACGCCGCAAACCATGACCAGTCTGGCTAACTATAACGATGTGGTGCTAGAGGTGGTGGACGAACTGCTGGTGCAACTGGGGAAGCTGCAGCAACTCGGTGTGAAGGATGTCATCGTTGATCCGGGCTTCGGGTTTGCCAAAACGGTGGCGCATAACTTTGAGTTGCTTCGCCGTTTGGAGGAATTGCGTATATTAGGCCATCCCATACTTGCCGGGCTTTCCCGCAAATCCATGGTTTACAAGTCACTTGGTATTGATCAGGCCGATGCTTTGACCGGCACAGTAGCTGTAAATACCGTTGCGTTGATGAAGGGTGCCGACATTTTGCGGGTGCACGACGTAAAAGAAGCAAAGCAAACAATTATACTTTTAGAGAAAACACAACTTTGA